A window of the Candidatus Omnitrophota bacterium genome harbors these coding sequences:
- a CDS encoding AglZ/HisF2 family acetamidino modification protein has translation MNTRVIPCLLIKNRSLVKTEKFKNAVYIGDPINAVKIFNEKEVDELVFLDISASIEKRGIDFGLIEDIASECFMPFSYGGGIKSIEDIKRLINLGVEKIILNSIAVANIKFVEEAAQLFGSQSIIVSIDAKRDMFGRCCVYTHGGRVKTKLHPVGFALEIEKSGAGEILLTSIDMEGTLNGYDLELIKEVSGAVTIPVIANGGAGQLGHFQQAVQKGASAVAAGSMFVFHGKYKAVLISYPHINEVRKLMG, from the coding sequence ATGAATACGAGAGTAATACCTTGTTTATTAATCAAGAATAGGTCTTTGGTAAAAACAGAGAAGTTCAAGAATGCTGTTTATATTGGAGATCCTATAAACGCAGTGAAAATATTTAATGAAAAAGAAGTTGATGAATTAGTTTTTTTGGATATATCTGCAAGTATTGAAAAGAGAGGTATTGATTTTGGTTTAATTGAGGATATCGCAAGTGAGTGCTTTATGCCTTTTTCTTATGGGGGAGGAATAAAAAGCATTGAAGATATCAAGCGCTTAATTAATCTCGGTGTAGAGAAAATTATTCTTAACAGTATAGCAGTTGCAAATATAAAATTTGTTGAAGAGGCCGCGCAACTTTTTGGAAGTCAGAGCATAATAGTTTCTATCGACGCAAAAAGAGATATGTTTGGAAGGTGTTGTGTATATACTCATGGTGGGCGAGTAAAGACTAAGCTTCATCCCGTTGGTTTTGCTTTAGAGATAGAGAAAAGCGGGGCTGGAGAAATACTGCTTACTTCGATAGATATGGAAGGTACTTTGAACGGGTATGATTTAGAGCTTATTAAGGAGGTGTCTGGTGCTGTAACGATTCCTGTTATAGCTAATGGAGGCGCTGGACAATTGGGGCATTTTCAACAAGCTGTACAAAAAGGAGCGTCTGCTGTTGCAGCAGGAAGTATGTTTGTATTCCACGGTAAATATAAAGCTGTACTTATAAGTTATCCTCATATAAATGAGGTAAGAAAATTGATGGGGTAA
- a CDS encoding oligosaccharide flippase family protein: MNSSMWSKAVKGAPVSLIIEIFKHRLFRGGVTYFFATIIGSAIPMLLLPVLTRYLTPMEYGTLAIFQVIVSLLVILIGIDTHAAVGVVYFQKSGNEIRSYIGNILLVIVACFVMFLFIAVFFHRHIAQTLNIPPYLIFISLFVAFFTAITNVGLMMWQVTHNSKFYALYQVSMSLFNALSSILLVVIFHMGLKGRIFGISSAAIVFGFISMYILFRNFRMNFKIKKEFIKDIFIFSLPLVPHEISGWIMSGTDKIFLNNFVGLKMTGIYSVGYQIGMILGLVTAAFNRAWGPYLFQALSTITYSKKIKIVKVTYLYFIVILLLAFLLSMVSPIIIQILVNKNFQASNEFVIWIALGAAAMGMYYMVVNYLFFVKKTHILALATFISALVNIGLNYSLIKMYGAMGAAKANAISSFFTFFLVWLLSAKYYPMPWFSWSKIKSIGA, encoded by the coding sequence ATGAATAGTTCGATGTGGAGCAAGGCTGTGAAGGGTGCTCCGGTTTCTTTAATAATTGAAATATTCAAACACAGGCTTTTTAGGGGTGGAGTTACGTATTTTTTTGCAACTATAATTGGGTCTGCCATTCCAATGCTTCTTCTCCCTGTCCTGACAAGATATCTGACTCCTATGGAATATGGTACGCTTGCAATATTCCAGGTTATTGTATCTCTATTGGTAATACTAATAGGTATAGATACACATGCTGCTGTAGGGGTTGTTTATTTTCAAAAGAGCGGGAATGAAATAAGATCATATATTGGTAATATCCTTTTAGTTATTGTTGCTTGTTTTGTTATGTTTTTATTTATCGCGGTATTCTTCCATAGACATATCGCGCAAACCTTAAATATTCCTCCTTACTTAATATTTATTTCTTTATTTGTGGCTTTTTTTACTGCAATCACAAACGTCGGATTAATGATGTGGCAGGTTACCCATAATTCAAAGTTCTATGCTTTGTATCAAGTTTCGATGAGTTTATTCAACGCACTTTCTTCAATATTACTTGTTGTTATTTTTCATATGGGATTAAAGGGTCGGATATTTGGAATATCCTCAGCTGCTATTGTTTTTGGCTTTATTAGTATGTATATATTATTTCGTAACTTTAGGATGAATTTTAAGATAAAAAAAGAGTTTATCAAAGATATATTTATTTTTTCGCTTCCACTTGTGCCTCACGAAATATCAGGTTGGATAATGTCAGGCACAGACAAGATTTTCCTGAATAATTTTGTTGGTTTAAAAATGACAGGTATATATTCTGTAGGTTATCAGATTGGAATGATTCTTGGTCTTGTAACTGCCGCTTTTAATCGAGCATGGGGGCCATATCTTTTTCAGGCGCTTTCTACTATAACTTACAGCAAAAAGATTAAAATAGTAAAGGTTACTTATTTATATTTTATTGTTATTTTGTTGCTAGCGTTTTTGTTAAGCATGGTTTCTCCAATCATAATTCAAATCCTAGTGAATAAAAATTTTCAAGCTTCAAATGAATTTGTAATTTGGATTGCGCTTGGGGCCGCTGCAATGGGGATGTATTATATGGTTGTTAATTATTTATTTTTTGTTAAGAAGACGCATATCCTAGCGCTAGCTACATTTATTTCAGCGCTTGTTAATATAGGATTAAATTATTCTTTGATTAAAATGTATGGTGCTATGGGTGCCGCAAAAGCAAATGCGATTTCTTCATTCTTTACTTTTTTTCTAGTGTGGTTATTAAGTGCAAAGTATTATCCAATGCCTTGGTTTTCTTGGAGCAAAATAAAGTCAATTGGAGCATAA